The Blattabacterium cuenoti sequence ATGGATAATGAAGCTTTAATAGATTCTTTTTCAGTTTTTAAAGATGAAAAAAACATAGATAGAGTAAGTCTAATGGCTATTTTAGAAGAATCCATACGATGTGTGTTAAGAAAGAAATACGATTCTTCTAAAAATTATGATATTATTGTAAATCCAGATCAAGGAGATTTAGAAATATGGAGAAATCGTATAGTGGTTCAAGATGGCACGGTAAAAGATGTTAATAAGGAAATAGAATTATCTACAGCACGTCAAATAGAAATAGATTTTGAGATCGGAGAAGAAGTAACAGAAAAAGTAGAACTTCAATCCCTTGGAAGAAGAGCTATTTTATCTCTGAGACAGAACTTGCTTTCAAAAATAAATGAATACGATAATACCAATACATATAAAAAATTCAAGAACAAAATTGGGGAAATTATTAATGTAGAAGTATATCACATTTTACCTAAGCAAATTATTATGAGAGATGAAGAACAAAATGAAATGGTTTTGCCTAAACAAGAACAAATTCCAAACGATTTTTTTCGCAAAGGAGATCCTGTTAGAGCATTAGTAAAAAGAGTGGATTGGAAAGACAATAAACCTTTAGCAATTCTTACTAGAAAAGATGATTCTTTTCTTGAAGAACTTTTTAAATTAGAGATACCAGAAGTATCTGAAGGTTTAATTACAGTAAAAAAAGTAGCACGCATTCCGGGAGAAAAAGCTAAAGTTTCCGTGGAATCCTATGATGATCGGATAGATCCAGTTGGTGCTTGCGTAGGAATGAAAGGGTCTAGGATTCATCCTATTGTGAGAGAATTAAAAAACGAAAATATAGACGTGATTAATTACACAACTAATATACAATTATATATAACCAGGGCGCTAAGTCCTGCTAAAGTTTCTATGATGGAAGTGAATGAAGAACACAAATATGTAAATGTATATGTAAAATTGGAAGAAATATCTAAAGCAATTGGAAGGGGTGGACAAAACATTCGATTAGCTAGCCAATTAACTGGATATAAAATACACATATTTAGAGATTTTCCTTATGAAGATGACGTAGAATTAACAGAGTTTTCTGATGAAATAGAACCGGAAGTTATTGAAAGATTTCACAAAGTTGGTTTAAATACCGCAAAATCTGTTTTAAATTACAGAAATAACGATCTAAGTAAACGTACGAATCTTGAAGAAAAAGTTATAAATAAAGTGGTTTCAATTTTAAAAAAAGAATTTGAGGAGGAGATATATAATAATTAAATGATTTTTTTTTACCTAAATTTTTATTTTTGTTCTTATGACTGATAAAATCAGATTAAAAACAGTACTAACTAAATTCAATATTTCTTTGCAAAGAGTCGTCAATTTTTTACAAAAAAAAGGAATTGAAATAGAAAATAATCCTAATGCAAAAATAGAAGAACAAGTATACAGATTTTTAGTTCGAGAATTTCAAACCTATAAAGAAATACGAGATGCTTCAGAAAAAGCTTTTTTGCAAAAAAGAATAGAAAAAGAAAAAATAAAAGAAGAATTATTAAAATCAAAACATCCTCCTCAAATTATTCGTGCAAAATCAGAAAATTTAATTGGATTTAAAAAAATAGGAAAAATAGATATTGATACATTAGAAAATACATATGGAACAAAAGGATATGCTAAAGAAAAAAAAAAGGATAAAGAAAGAAAACCTTTTATAAAATCGATAAAAGAAAAGAACATCAAATATTTTGTAGATAAAAAAACAGAAAAATCCATTCAACATAAAGATAAACCTGAACACATAGATACTATTTACCAAAAACTAGATGGAGTAATGTTAACAGGAGATAGGATTGATTTATCTCAATTTGAAAAAAAAAGAACAAAACAAGAAAATAACATTAAAAAAAAACGCAAAAGAATTAAAAAAGAAATTATTGTCGAGGATATTAAGAATACTTCTATGAGAAAAAAACAGGATAAAGATAGAAGAATTTCTTTTAAACATTCTTTCTATCCTGAGAATAATAAAGTGGAAAAATCTAAAACTAAGAAAAATTTACAAAAATCAGGAATAACAGATGAACAAATTGAAAAACAAATTAAAGAAACTTTAGAAAAACTTTCCTCAAAAGGAATAAAATCAAAAGCTTCAAAAATTAGAAAAGAAAAACGTCAATCTAAAAAAGAAAAAAGGATTCTACAAAGTGAAATAGAAAATAAAAAACAAGATAAGGTTCTTAAAGTAGCTGAATTTACCACCGTCAATGAATTAGCATCGATGATGAATGTCAATGCAACGGATGTGATTGTCTCCTGTATGTCTTTAGGCATTATGGTAACCATGAATCAACGATTGGATGCAGAGATACTAACATTAGTTGCAGATGAATTTGGATATAATGTAGAATTTGTTGGTTTAGACTTAGAAGAAGCAGTGCAAGATGATGATGATTTAGAAGAAAACCTAAAACCAAGACCTCCTATTATTACTGTAATGGGACATGTAGATCATGGAAAAACTTCTTTATTAGATTATATTAGAAATACTAATGTAATTGCTGGAGAAGCTGGTGGAATTACTCAACATATTGCCGCTTATAGTGTAGAATGTCCTAATCATCAAAGTATCACTTTTTTAGACACTCCAGGTCATGAAGCTTTTACAGCAATGCGTGCAAGAGGTGCACAGATCACAGACATAGCTATCATAGTCATTGCCGCTGATGATCAAGTTATGCCTCAAACAAAAGAAGCTATTAGTCATGCTCAAGCAGCAAATGTTCCTATAATATTTGTCCTTAATAAAATAGATAAGATAAATTCACAACCTGAAAAAATTCGAGAACAATTGGCTAATTTAAATTTTTTAGTTGAAGAATGGGGAGGAAAATATCCTTCCCAAGAAATATCCGCAAAATTAGGAACAGGAGTGGATAAATTATTAGAAAAAGTTCTTTTAGTGGCTGAATTACTAGATTTAAAAGCAAATCCAAATAAACCTGCTGTAGGTACAGTAATAGAAGCTTCTTTAGATAAAGGAAGAGGTTATGTCACAACTATGCTTTTACAAGGTGGAACATTAAAATTGGGAGATTATGTATTAGCAGGAAGCCATCATGGAAAAGTAAAAAGTATTTTAGACGAACGGGGAAAATCCATTTCATTAGCAGGACCTTCTAAACCTATTACCATACTTGGATTAAATGGAGCTCCTACCGCTGGAGATAAATTCAAAGTTTTTAAAGATGAAAAAGAAGCTAAACAAATTGCTTCCAGAAGAGAACAATTACAAAGAGAACAAAACATACGAGCTCAAAAGCATTTGACTTTAGATGAAATAGGTAGACGTATCGCATTAGGGGATTTTAAAGAACTAAAAATAATTCTTAAGGGTGATGTAGATGGATCCGTTGAAGCTCTAGCTGATGCACTTCAAAAATTGTCTATAAATACCATTATGGTAAATATTATATATAAAGGAGTTGGTCAAATAACAGAGTCTGATGTTTTATTAGCTAGTGCTTCTGATGCAATTATTATAGGATTTAATGTTCGTCCTAATCATGGAGCTAAAAATATAGCCAAAAAAGAGGATATAGAAATACGTACTTATTCAATTATATATGATGTGATCAATGATATAAAAGAAGCAATGGATGGAATGCTATCTCCTGAGATAAGAGAAAAGATATTAGGAAATGCAGAAATAAGAGAAATATTTAAAATTCCAAAAACTGGAACTATAGCTGGATGTATGGTAGTAGAAGGCAAATTATTACGTCAAGCAAAAGTAAGATTAATTAGGGAAGGGATTGTCATTCATAATGGAGAGTTTACTTCTTTAAAACGTTTTAAAGAAGATGTGAAAGAAGTGTCTAAAGGATATGAATGTGGATTGGGAATCAAAGATTACCATAATCTTAGACCTGGAGATCTTGTAGAAGCTTATGAAGAATTATTTACTAAAAATCATAAAAATAGTTGATATGCACTGTTATAGAACACATAATTGTGGAGAATTGTGTACAAATGATATTGGGAAAGAAGTAATTTTATCTGGATGGATTCAAAAAATAAGAAATTTAGGTTCTTTAATTTTTATAGATCTTAGAGATTTTTTTGGAATTATACAACTTATTTTTTCAAAAAATAAAATCAATAAAATAGAATTAAAAAAAGAATTCGTCATTAAAGTTAGTGGAAAAGTAGTAAAAAGACAATCTATAAATCAAAAGATCCCTACAGGAGAAATAGAAGTTTTAGTTTCTAGACTAGAAATATTAAATTCTTCTATTTCTCTTCCTTTTCTTATAGAAGATCAAACAGATGGAGATGAAGAATGTCGGATGACATATAGATATCTTGATATTCGAAGAAATCCTATAAAAAATAATTTGATCCTTCGTCATGATATTTCTCTAGAAATACGAAATTTTCTTTCTAAAAACGGATTTTTAGAAATAGAAACTCCTATATTGATAAATCAAACTCCGGAAGGAGCTAGAAGTTTTGTGGTTCCGTCTAGGATACATTCCGGAATGTTTTATGCATTACCTCAATCTCCTCAATTATTCAAACAATTATTGATGATAGGAGGAATAGATAAATATTTTCAAATAGCAAAATGTTTTCGAGATGAAGATGCTCGTTCAGATCGTCAAATAGAATTTACGCAAATAGATTGTGAGATGGCTTTTGTAGATGTTCATGACATTTTGATTTTTTTTGAAAATTTTATCAAACATATATTTAAAAAAATAAAAAATATTGAATTAGAATCTTTTACATGCATTTCTCATTCCGATTCCATGAATCTGTACGGAACAGATTCTCCTGATTTACGTTTCGGAATGGAATTTGTGAAACTCAATGATTGGGTACACAAAAAAGGAATTGAATTTTTCAAAAAAAAGGAATTAACAATAGGAATAAACGTTCCAAAATGTAGTCATTATACATGTGATCAAATTCATTCAATTATAGAAGGTGTAAAAGAACCAAAAATAAACCATGAAGAAATATTTTGGATAAAATTCTTTACGGATAAGACAATACTTTCTTCAAAAAAATTATTAAGTCATGAAAATTTAATGAAACTTATAAAACATTTTAAAGCAAGACCTGGTGATTTACTGTTCATAATTTGTGGAATAGAAAGAAATACCAGAGCAAAATTAAGTAAATTGCGTATAGAAATGGCTCATCATTTAAATTTAAAAAATCCTAAAGTATTTAAACCTGTATGGATTATAAATTTACCGCTTTTGGAATGGGATGAAGAATCCAAACGATATAAATCTTTTCATCATCCTTTTACTAGTCCAATAAAAGAGGATATTCATTTATTGGATAATAAAAATCCAGGATATATTCGCTCAAAATCCTACGAATTGATCATTAATGGAATGGAAATTGGAGGTGGTTCTATACGTATTCATAATAAAAACATACAGAATTCAATATTTAAACATTTGGGGTTTTCTATAAAAGACATAGAATCAGAATTTGGTTTTTTCACCAAAGCTTTTGAATATGGGACTCCTCCTCATGGAGGAATTGCCTTTGGATTAGATAGATTAATAGCTATTTTAGAAGGAAAAGAAAATATTAAAGATTTTATTGCATTTCCAAAAAATAATTCTGGAAAAGATACAATGGTCAACACTCCTTATTTTTTAAAAAAGGAAAAATTAAAAGAATTACATTTATAAAATTTATCCTTTCGTAGAAAAATTTTTATATCTCAAATAAGATTCTTTATAAACAGAAATAGCTTCCTCTTGATTCTTCCAATCTCCAATTTTTACTTTTTTATTTTCTAGATCTTTATACACGAGAAAAAAATGTTCAATTTCTTTTTTAACATGAAATGATATTTCATCGATATTGTTAATTGTATTATAGTTTGGATCAGCAATAGGAACACCGATAATTTTCTCATCTTCACATTTTTCATCAGTCATAAAAAAAACTCCAATGGGTTTTACTGTAATTAAACAACCTGGTATTGTAGGTTCTGTTAAGAACACTAAGACATCTAATGGATCTCCATCTTTTGATAGAGTATTTGGAATAAAACCATAGTCTGTTGGATAACTCATAGGAGAATATAAGACTCTATCTAAACGAATTAGATTATTTTTCTTATCAAATTCATATTTATTTCTACTTCCTTTAGGAATTTCTATTAATACATCAAAACTTACTTTCATATTATTTTTGTATAACAATTAAATTTTTCTAAATATAATGCTACTTTTTTAGCAAAACCTCCTCCCAAAACTCCATCGATTACTCTATGATCATAAGAATGAGATAAATAAATTTTATGTCTTATCCCAATAAAATCTCCCTCTGGAGTTTCTATTATCGATAATTTTTTTTGGATTAAACCTATTGCCATAATAGCCACTTGTGGTTGATGTATAATAGGAGTTCCAAATAAATTTCCAAAACTTCCAATATTACTGATGGTATAAGTTCCTCCTTGAGTTTCTTCAGGTTTTAATTGATTAGACCTAGCTCTTTTGATTAAATCATTAATAATTTTTATTAATCCTCCTAAACTATATGAATCTGCATGTTTAATCACAGGAACAATTAAATTACCATCAGGTAATGCTGTAGCTAATCCTATATGAATATTTCTCTTTTTTATAATATTAGTTCCATTAACAGAAATATTGATCATTGGAAGATCTTTTATAGCTTTAACTACACATTCTACAAAAACGGACATTAAGGTTAATTTTTCTCCTGTATTTTTTTGGAAAGAATCTTTTATTTTATCTCTCCATTTGACAATATTTGTCACATCAGCTTCCACAAATGAAGTTACATGTGCAGATATATTTTTGCTTTCAATCATATGAGAAGCCGTAATCTTACGCATTCTATCCATTTCTACGATTTCCTCATGATTATGACTGTTATAGGAGGTTAATAATGCATAATTAGGATATATTATTCTAGTTTTTTTCTTCAAATGAATATATTTCAGAATGTCCTTTTTGGTTACACGATTTTTATATCCGGTCCCTTCTATAGTATCCAATTCAGATGAACTAATTCCTTCCCTATGAGCAATCGTACGTACAAGAGGAGAATAGAAACGTTTACATGGAGATTTTTCTGCATAAACATCCTCTTCAGGAAATATTTTGAATGTTTCTTCTGTTTCCAGAATAGCTATAGAGCTTCCTACCTTAGCCACTTCATTTGCAGCAAACAATTTTTTTTTCAATATTCCATTTACAGGAGAAGAAATTTCAGAATCTACCTTATCCGTAGCAATTTCCACTAAAATATCTTCTTTCTTTATAGAATCTCCTTCGTTTTTTAACCAACGAATGATGGTAGCCTCAGCTATACTTTCCCCCATTGCTGGAAGGGTCAAATTATACTCGGCCATCTAAATTTATATTATTTTTGTTTAATCAAACAAATAACAAAATCAAAAATAATAAATTCATTTTAAAAAATGAAAATTCTTTCATTAAATCAAATTAAAAAAATAGATCAATATTGTATTGATAACGAAGATATTTCTTCTATAGAATTAATGGAAAGAGCAGCAAAAAGTTGTTTTTATTGGATAATGAATCACTTCCAGACGCTTCATAAAGTGATAGTTTTAGCAGGAAATGGAAAAAATGGAGGAGATGGTCTGGCTTTGACTAGAATGTTATCTCAACATGGAGTTGAGATTACTGTATATATCCTTTATATTTCTAATCATTTATCTCCAGAATTTATCATAAATAAAAATAAAATATTCAAATATGGAATAGAATTGAAAAAAATTAATGAAGGAGACCCTTTTCCATTTTTCAATAGAAATAGTATACTTATTGATGCTATTTTTGGAATAGGATTGAACCGTTCTATAAATAAATATTGGAAATCATTTTTTCATTTTATCAATGATAAAAAATTTACATCTGTTATTTCTATAGACGTTCCTTCTGGAATTTTTATGGAAAAAAATAGAGAAGATGAAGATTTGGAAGTTATTATTAAAGCTGATCATACATTAACTTTCCAAGTTCCAAAATTACCTTTTTTTT is a genomic window containing:
- the nusA gene encoding transcription termination factor NusA, encoding MDNEALIDSFSVFKDEKNIDRVSLMAILEESIRCVLRKKYDSSKNYDIIVNPDQGDLEIWRNRIVVQDGTVKDVNKEIELSTARQIEIDFEIGEEVTEKVELQSLGRRAILSLRQNLLSKINEYDNTNTYKKFKNKIGEIINVEVYHILPKQIIMRDEEQNEMVLPKQEQIPNDFFRKGDPVRALVKRVDWKDNKPLAILTRKDDSFLEELFKLEIPEVSEGLITVKKVARIPGEKAKVSVESYDDRIDPVGACVGMKGSRIHPIVRELKNENIDVINYTTNIQLYITRALSPAKVSMMEVNEEHKYVNVYVKLEEISKAIGRGGQNIRLASQLTGYKIHIFRDFPYEDDVELTEFSDEIEPEVIERFHKVGLNTAKSVLNYRNNDLSKRTNLEEKVINKVVSILKKEFEEEIYNN
- the infB gene encoding translation initiation factor IF-2, with protein sequence MTDKIRLKTVLTKFNISLQRVVNFLQKKGIEIENNPNAKIEEQVYRFLVREFQTYKEIRDASEKAFLQKRIEKEKIKEELLKSKHPPQIIRAKSENLIGFKKIGKIDIDTLENTYGTKGYAKEKKKDKERKPFIKSIKEKNIKYFVDKKTEKSIQHKDKPEHIDTIYQKLDGVMLTGDRIDLSQFEKKRTKQENNIKKKRKRIKKEIIVEDIKNTSMRKKQDKDRRISFKHSFYPENNKVEKSKTKKNLQKSGITDEQIEKQIKETLEKLSSKGIKSKASKIRKEKRQSKKEKRILQSEIENKKQDKVLKVAEFTTVNELASMMNVNATDVIVSCMSLGIMVTMNQRLDAEILTLVADEFGYNVEFVGLDLEEAVQDDDDLEENLKPRPPIITVMGHVDHGKTSLLDYIRNTNVIAGEAGGITQHIAAYSVECPNHQSITFLDTPGHEAFTAMRARGAQITDIAIIVIAADDQVMPQTKEAISHAQAANVPIIFVLNKIDKINSQPEKIREQLANLNFLVEEWGGKYPSQEISAKLGTGVDKLLEKVLLVAELLDLKANPNKPAVGTVIEASLDKGRGYVTTMLLQGGTLKLGDYVLAGSHHGKVKSILDERGKSISLAGPSKPITILGLNGAPTAGDKFKVFKDEKEAKQIASRREQLQREQNIRAQKHLTLDEIGRRIALGDFKELKIILKGDVDGSVEALADALQKLSINTIMVNIIYKGVGQITESDVLLASASDAIIIGFNVRPNHGAKNIAKKEDIEIRTYSIIYDVINDIKEAMDGMLSPEIREKILGNAEIREIFKIPKTGTIAGCMVVEGKLLRQAKVRLIREGIVIHNGEFTSLKRFKEDVKEVSKGYECGLGIKDYHNLRPGDLVEAYEELFTKNHKNS
- the aspS gene encoding aspartate--tRNA ligase, which gives rise to MHCYRTHNCGELCTNDIGKEVILSGWIQKIRNLGSLIFIDLRDFFGIIQLIFSKNKINKIELKKEFVIKVSGKVVKRQSINQKIPTGEIEVLVSRLEILNSSISLPFLIEDQTDGDEECRMTYRYLDIRRNPIKNNLILRHDISLEIRNFLSKNGFLEIETPILINQTPEGARSFVVPSRIHSGMFYALPQSPQLFKQLLMIGGIDKYFQIAKCFRDEDARSDRQIEFTQIDCEMAFVDVHDILIFFENFIKHIFKKIKNIELESFTCISHSDSMNLYGTDSPDLRFGMEFVKLNDWVHKKGIEFFKKKELTIGINVPKCSHYTCDQIHSIIEGVKEPKINHEEIFWIKFFTDKTILSSKKLLSHENLMKLIKHFKARPGDLLFIICGIERNTRAKLSKLRIEMAHHLNLKNPKVFKPVWIINLPLLEWDEESKRYKSFHHPFTSPIKEDIHLLDNKNPGYIRSKSYELIINGMEIGGGSIRIHNKNIQNSIFKHLGFSIKDIESEFGFFTKAFEYGTPPHGGIAFGLDRLIAILEGKENIKDFIAFPKNNSGKDTMVNTPYFLKKEKLKELHL
- a CDS encoding inorganic diphosphatase; translated protein: MKVSFDVLIEIPKGSRNKYEFDKKNNLIRLDRVLYSPMSYPTDYGFIPNTLSKDGDPLDVLVFLTEPTIPGCLITVKPIGVFFMTDEKCEDEKIIGVPIADPNYNTINNIDEISFHVKKEIEHFFLVYKDLENKKVKIGDWKNQEEAISVYKESYLRYKNFSTKG
- a CDS encoding dihydrolipoamide acetyltransferase family protein; the encoded protein is MAEYNLTLPAMGESIAEATIIRWLKNEGDSIKKEDILVEIATDKVDSEISSPVNGILKKKLFAANEVAKVGSSIAILETEETFKIFPEEDVYAEKSPCKRFYSPLVRTIAHREGISSSELDTIEGTGYKNRVTKKDILKYIHLKKKTRIIYPNYALLTSYNSHNHEEIVEMDRMRKITASHMIESKNISAHVTSFVEADVTNIVKWRDKIKDSFQKNTGEKLTLMSVFVECVVKAIKDLPMINISVNGTNIIKKRNIHIGLATALPDGNLIVPVIKHADSYSLGGLIKIINDLIKRARSNQLKPEETQGGTYTISNIGSFGNLFGTPIIHQPQVAIMAIGLIQKKLSIIETPEGDFIGIRHKIYLSHSYDHRVIDGVLGGGFAKKVALYLEKFNCYTKII